One window from the genome of Prinia subflava isolate CZ2003 ecotype Zambia chromosome 2, Cam_Psub_1.2, whole genome shotgun sequence encodes:
- the SMIM8 gene encoding small integral membrane protein 8, whose translation MSSTKPPKENETSKERKPGLRSVQTTLLFRAVNPELFIKPNKPVMAFGLIAISLCVAYLGYLHATAENKKDLYEAIDSEGSRYMRRKTSKWD comes from the exons ATGTCTTCCACCAAACctccaaaggaaaatgaaacatcCAAAGAGAGAAAACCAGGACTGAGGAGTGTTCAGACAACTTTGCTTTTCCGAGCTGTGAATCCAGAGCTTTTCATTAAACCT aaCAAACCTGTGATGGCATTTGGACTGATAGCAATTAGCCTCTGTGTGGCCTACCTTGGTTATTTGCATGCAACAGCAGAGAATAAGAAGGACCTCTACGAAGCAATCGACAGTGAGGGGTCCAGGTACATGAGGAGGAAAACTTCCAAGTGGGACTGA